A window from Salvia miltiorrhiza cultivar Shanhuang (shh) chromosome 2, IMPLAD_Smil_shh, whole genome shotgun sequence encodes these proteins:
- the LOC131013346 gene encoding uncharacterized protein LOC131013346, protein MSRGTDKLVRSIKRFMDTQYKSLSRRYGHQFMDILEFPVKVVLAPFTLPFDIAGSAPRGFGVPEFISKLSYSAIFAIATLGTYDIAIELGKKVICQRNCRTCCGWQAMQCTMCRGSGKVQYQVKNYALRSGEKATAENIADAIAENRAELVHLPSSLNHLPLPSKECPDCNGSGVMKCPECKGKSPIRISADDIMEPPWKAYNIMRKMDYPYEHIVHSMKDPSIGAFWLITLPQIVGGFEYDEEVKQKIWWEYKESMRYDQLRDEVTKRKPGWEYLQEALISIDPIRAKDDPVIVRNIPYYKAKKALETEVLKFNPPPRPDNWGDLDLPLNPSSWTEEDLKDPKKLYEMTVLLNAQREIAEKILDAQWEAKWREEKINEMLKERVEPYLQNIDNSVLPKPIVVQSQQNQDQKRNQRRRRWWLF, encoded by the exons ATGTCGCGAGGAACAGACAAGCTGGTGCGGAGCATCAAGAGATTCATGGACACGCAGTACAAGAGCTTGTCGCGGCGCTACGGCCACCAGTTCATGGACATCCTCGAATTCCCCGTCAAAGTGGTGCTCGCCCCCTTCACTCTCCCCTTCGACATCGCCGGCTCTGCCCCCCGCGGTTTCGGCGTCCCAGAGTTCATCTCCAAGCTCTCTTATTCCGCCATTTTC GCTATTGCTACTCTTGGGACTTATGATATTGCAATCGAACTGGGAAAGAAGGTTATATGTCAGAG GAACTGTCGAACTTGCTGTGGTTGGCAGGCCATGCAATGCACCATGTGCAGAGGGTCGGGAAAGGTGCAATACCAAGTAAAAAATTATGCTTTGAGAAG TGGAGAGAAGGCAACAGCTGAAAATATTGCTGATGCAATTGCTGAAAACCGAGCTGAGTTGGTTCACCTTCCATCAAGTCTCAACCACTTGCCCTTGCCATCTAAAGAATGTCCAGATTGCAATGGATCG GGAGTCATGAAATGTCCAGAGTGCAAAGGCAAGTCACCAATTAGGATATCTGCAGATGAT ATAATGGAACCCCCATGGAAAGCTTATAATATCATGCGTAAGATGGATTATCCTTACGAG CATATAGTTCATAGCATGAAGGACCCAAGCATTGGTGCATTCTGGTTGATAACTTTGCCTCAGATTGTTGGAGGTTTTGAATATGATGAAGAGGTCAAGCAGAAAATCTGGTGGGAATACAAG GAATCTATGCGGTATGATCAACTCCGAGATGAAGTAACCAAACGGAAACCCGGATGGGAATATTTGCAAGAG GCTTTAATCTCAATCGATCCCATCCGTGCCAAGGATGATCCCGTCATTGTGAGAAACATTCCATACTACAAGGCCAAGAAAGCTCTGGAGACAGAAGTGCTAAAGTTCAATCCGCCCCCGAGGCCTGACAATTGGGGG GACTTGGACCTTCCACTAAATCCGTCTTCTTGGACTGAAGAAGACCTTAAAGATCCGAAAAAGCTCTACGAGATGACAGTTCTTCTTAATGCACAAAGAGAAATTGCTGAGAAGATATTGGATGCACAGTGGGAGGCGAAATGGCGTGAAGAGAAG ATAAACGAGATGCTGAAGGAGAGAGTAGAACCGTACTTGCAAAACATCGACAATAGTGTTCTCCCGAAGCCTATAGTAGTGCAATCTCAGCAGAATCAAGACCAGAAG CGAAATCagaggaggcggcggtggtggctgttTTGA
- the LOC131008301 gene encoding protein RALF-like 19 — MMSFQVHLILVAAALAALATVAHSGEHLLYVGKSGSYGMGQGLVADSMEQDMMMDEPSRRHLSSAGYISYGALMRNKIPCDQKGQSYYNCRHHEVANPYNRGCTRVTNCARSTV; from the coding sequence ATGATGAGTTTCCAAGTGCATCTAATCCTGGTAGCGGCGGCGTTGGCGGCCCTAGCGACGGTGGCGCATTCGGGCGAGCACCTCCTGTATGTGGGCAAGAGCGGTTCGTACGGTATGGGACAGGGGCTGGTGGCGGATTCGATGGAGCAGGACATGATGATGGACGAGCCTAGCCGGCGCCACCTAAGTTCGGCCGGATACATCAGCTACGGCGCCCTCATGCGGAACAAGATTCCGTGCGATCAGAAAGGGCAGTCGTACTACAACTGCCGCCACCACGAGGTCGCCAACCCCTACAACCGCGGTTGCACTAGGGTTACTAATTGCGCTAGAAGTACCGTTTGA